A single window of Xiphophorus hellerii strain 12219 chromosome 12, Xiphophorus_hellerii-4.1, whole genome shotgun sequence DNA harbors:
- the mier3b gene encoding mesoderm induction early response protein 3 isoform X1, protein MAEASLGSSSPVGSLSSEDHDFDPTAEMLVHEYDDERTLEEEESLDGGRNFSSELADLEREGNMPLEELLAIYRYEASAGSSIDSSSGDLTDELPDMTLDKEEIAKDLLSGDYEEETQSSADDLTPSVTSHETTDFFPRTLRSNAISDGDKESECDDLGPSPDDSGKEIMVGAEYQAEVPSGLCHYKDEEKVYEDDDELLWSPDILSENKVRSYLSEVLLRTTDESTGYDKPGMHVRDDEQALYELVKCNYNIREALERYCNHVKSSKEKSPPWSEEECRNFEHALQMYDKNFHLIQKHKVTTRTVAECVAFYYMWKKSERFDVFVQQNRFGKKKYSSYPGVTDLMDRLVDEAEGLAVDSSSSVCSGAGGGGRMEATTEQQLSLLNSITASDLTALSNTVATVCAPGEVSCLDSYSFPPLESLHRGSLNHDESLGFPSNGADPDCLNMLDAGFYSDLGQLGGVCVSKDCERPSKRLKMTLPDSFINDVSVANLGVDFEARRTTTHHHRITGAKMAVSVTDFGSLAGSGEPNGFLGAHTRHHTQHTAALQSE, encoded by the exons GCTTCTCTAGGAAGTTCAAGTCCAG TTGGCTCTTTATCTTCAGAGGACCATGACTTTGACCCAACTGCAGAAATGTTAGTTCATGAATACGATGACGAGAGGACCCTTGAAGAGGAGGAGTCTTTAGACGGCGGGAGGAACTTCAGCTCCGAACTTGCAGATTTGGAAAGG GAAGGGAACATGCCTTTGGAAGAACTTTTGGCTATTTATCGCTATGAGGCGTCAGCAGGCTCCAGTATAGACAGTTCCTCTGGGGACCTGACGGATGAGCTTCCTGACATGACATTGGATAAG GAGGAAATAGCGAAAGATCTGTTATCTGGTGATTATGAGGAGGAGACCCAATCTTCAGCTGATGATCTGACCCCATCAGTTACGTCTCATGAGACCACAGACTTCTTTCCAAGAACACTTCGAT cCAATGCCATCTCTGATGGGGATAAAGAATCAGAGTGTGACGATCTTGGGCCTAGCCCTGACGACTCTGGAAAA gAAATCATGGTGGGGGCAGAGTACCAAGCAGAGGTGCCATCTGGCCTCTGTCACTACAAAGACGAGGAGAAAG TgtatgaagatgatgatgagtTACTGTGGAGCCCAGACATTCTGTCAGAAAACAAGGTTAGGAGTTATCTCTCTGAAGTATTGTTAAGGACAACAGATGAAAGCACAGGATACGACAAACCAGGGATGCATGTTAGAGATGATGAGCAG GCTTTGTATGAGCTTGTGAAATGCAACTACAACATCCGTGAAGCACTAGAAAGATACTGCAACCATGTGAAATCCTCTAAAG AAAAATCTCCTCCATGGTCGGAGGAAGAATGCAGGAACTTTGAACACGCTCTCCAGATGTACGACAAGAACTTTCACCTtattcagaaacacaaa GTAACAACACGGACAGTAGCAGAATGTGTAGCGTTTTATTACATGTGGAAGAAGTCTGAGCGCTTCGACGTGTTTGTGCAGCAGAATCGGTTTGGGAAGAAGAAGTACAGCAGCTATCCTGGTGTAAC TGACCTGATGGACAGGCTGGTGGATGAAGCAGAGGGGTTGGCGGTGGACAGCTCGTCATCTGTGTGTTCAGGCGCGGGTGGAGGGGGAAGGATGGAGGCCAcaacagagcagcagctcagtCTGCTCAACTCCATCACTGCAAGCGATCTCACAG CTTTAAGCAACACTGTAGCCACAGTATGCGCCCCTGGAGAGGTGAGTTGCTTGGACTCCTACAGCTTTCCTCCTCTGGAAAGTCTCCACCGTGGATCCCTGAACCACGACGAATCCCTTGGGTTCCCTTCCAACGGCGCCGACCCCGACTGCCTCAACATGCTCGACGCCGGCTTCTACTCCGACCTGGGCCAGCTCGGAGGAGTGTGCGTCAGCAAGGACTGCGAGCGGCCCTCTAAGAGACTCAAGATGACACTGCCTGACTCATTTATCAACGACGTTTCCGTCGCTAACCTCGGTGTGGACTTTGAAGCCCGACGGACAACGACGCACCACCACCGAATCACCGGCGCCAAAATGGCCGTGTCTGTCACAGACTTTGGGAGCTTAGCTGGCAGCGGCGAGCCCAACGGGTTTCTGGGAGCGCACACACGGCACCACACACAGCATACTGCAGCGCTTCAGTCAGAGTGA
- the mier3b gene encoding mesoderm induction early response protein 3 isoform X2 has translation MLVHEYDDERTLEEEESLDGGRNFSSELADLEREGNMPLEELLAIYRYEASAGSSIDSSSGDLTDELPDMTLDKEEIAKDLLSGDYEEETQSSADDLTPSVTSHETTDFFPRTLRSNAISDGDKESECDDLGPSPDDSGKEIMVGAEYQAEVPSGLCHYKDEEKVYEDDDELLWSPDILSENKVRSYLSEVLLRTTDESTGYDKPGMHVRDDEQALYELVKCNYNIREALERYCNHVKSSKEKSPPWSEEECRNFEHALQMYDKNFHLIQKHKVTTRTVAECVAFYYMWKKSERFDVFVQQNRFGKKKYSSYPGVTDLMDRLVDEAEGLAVDSSSSVCSGAGGGGRMEATTEQQLSLLNSITASDLTALSNTVATVCAPGEVSCLDSYSFPPLESLHRGSLNHDESLGFPSNGADPDCLNMLDAGFYSDLGQLGGVCVSKDCERPSKRLKMTLPDSFINDVSVANLGVDFEARRTTTHHHRITGAKMAVSVTDFGSLAGSGEPNGFLGAHTRHHTQHTAALQSE, from the exons ATGTTAGTTCATGAATACGATGACGAGAGGACCCTTGAAGAGGAGGAGTCTTTAGACGGCGGGAGGAACTTCAGCTCCGAACTTGCAGATTTGGAAAGG GAAGGGAACATGCCTTTGGAAGAACTTTTGGCTATTTATCGCTATGAGGCGTCAGCAGGCTCCAGTATAGACAGTTCCTCTGGGGACCTGACGGATGAGCTTCCTGACATGACATTGGATAAG GAGGAAATAGCGAAAGATCTGTTATCTGGTGATTATGAGGAGGAGACCCAATCTTCAGCTGATGATCTGACCCCATCAGTTACGTCTCATGAGACCACAGACTTCTTTCCAAGAACACTTCGAT cCAATGCCATCTCTGATGGGGATAAAGAATCAGAGTGTGACGATCTTGGGCCTAGCCCTGACGACTCTGGAAAA gAAATCATGGTGGGGGCAGAGTACCAAGCAGAGGTGCCATCTGGCCTCTGTCACTACAAAGACGAGGAGAAAG TgtatgaagatgatgatgagtTACTGTGGAGCCCAGACATTCTGTCAGAAAACAAGGTTAGGAGTTATCTCTCTGAAGTATTGTTAAGGACAACAGATGAAAGCACAGGATACGACAAACCAGGGATGCATGTTAGAGATGATGAGCAG GCTTTGTATGAGCTTGTGAAATGCAACTACAACATCCGTGAAGCACTAGAAAGATACTGCAACCATGTGAAATCCTCTAAAG AAAAATCTCCTCCATGGTCGGAGGAAGAATGCAGGAACTTTGAACACGCTCTCCAGATGTACGACAAGAACTTTCACCTtattcagaaacacaaa GTAACAACACGGACAGTAGCAGAATGTGTAGCGTTTTATTACATGTGGAAGAAGTCTGAGCGCTTCGACGTGTTTGTGCAGCAGAATCGGTTTGGGAAGAAGAAGTACAGCAGCTATCCTGGTGTAAC TGACCTGATGGACAGGCTGGTGGATGAAGCAGAGGGGTTGGCGGTGGACAGCTCGTCATCTGTGTGTTCAGGCGCGGGTGGAGGGGGAAGGATGGAGGCCAcaacagagcagcagctcagtCTGCTCAACTCCATCACTGCAAGCGATCTCACAG CTTTAAGCAACACTGTAGCCACAGTATGCGCCCCTGGAGAGGTGAGTTGCTTGGACTCCTACAGCTTTCCTCCTCTGGAAAGTCTCCACCGTGGATCCCTGAACCACGACGAATCCCTTGGGTTCCCTTCCAACGGCGCCGACCCCGACTGCCTCAACATGCTCGACGCCGGCTTCTACTCCGACCTGGGCCAGCTCGGAGGAGTGTGCGTCAGCAAGGACTGCGAGCGGCCCTCTAAGAGACTCAAGATGACACTGCCTGACTCATTTATCAACGACGTTTCCGTCGCTAACCTCGGTGTGGACTTTGAAGCCCGACGGACAACGACGCACCACCACCGAATCACCGGCGCCAAAATGGCCGTGTCTGTCACAGACTTTGGGAGCTTAGCTGGCAGCGGCGAGCCCAACGGGTTTCTGGGAGCGCACACACGGCACCACACACAGCATACTGCAGCGCTTCAGTCAGAGTGA